One part of the Vicia villosa cultivar HV-30 ecotype Madison, WI linkage group LG6, Vvil1.0, whole genome shotgun sequence genome encodes these proteins:
- the LOC131613920 gene encoding uncharacterized protein LOC131613920, whose amino-acid sequence MAFQSVYDRDDILEEFVIISLDLSTETFTQLMPPKNYNNVMSIIKFPNICVLMDSLCFSYDKETEFFIWQMTKFGDEKSWSQFLKFSYHNVGIDYELGHPRIKLTPLHLSEDGDTLLLANGQQDSAILYDWKNNRAKKTRINNKICWFSIRDYVESLVPTY is encoded by the coding sequence ATGGCATTTCAGAGTGTGTATGATAGAGATGATATTCTTGAGGAATTTGTAATAATTTCACTTGATTTGAGCACAGAGACATTCACACAGTTGATGCCccctaaaaattataacaatGTTATGAGTATAATAAAATTTCCCAATATTTGTGTGTTGATGGATTCCCTTTGTTTTTCTTATGATAAGGAAACTGAATTTTTCATATGGCAGATGACGAAATTCGGAGATGAAAAATCTTGGTCTCAATTCCTTAAATTTAGTTATCACAATGTTGGAATAGATTATGAACTTGGTCACCCGCGTATTAAATTAACGCCGTTGCATCTTTCTGAGGATGGTGATACATTATTATTAGCAAACGGCCAACAAGACAGTGCAATTCTCTATGACTGGAAAAATAACCGAGCAAAGAAAACTAGAATCAACAATAAGATATGTTGGTTCTCTATCAGGGATTATGTTGAAAGTTTAGTTCCAACATATTGA